The Kaistella daneshvariae genomic sequence CTTTTTTTCGCTTTTTCTAAATTAAAACTTTAGCGCAATTTTCTCAATGGTGTTGAGGTTTCTGCTGGTGAGTTTTTGTTTAAAGCTTTTGTTACCCAAAATATTACCAAAATCTGAATCCAGCGTGTTGCCTTTTTCAACTTGCCAGAAAAAAATATCATCGATGAGAATTCCTTTTTCACCTGCACTTTTCTGGCAGTTTTCAAACTTTTCTTTCAAAAGTATCGAGGTATTTTCGGAAGTAATAATAACGTAATGGTGAAAATTATTGGCTGCTTGAAAGGGATTTTTTTCCAAAATTTCTTTGATCTCATTTTCCGTTTTTAAAAACAAAAACGCTTCGTAACCGAAATGTGAACTGAGCTCATTTTCTAAAATTGGTTTCAATTCAGATTCAGCTATTTCGGAAGAAAATAAAATATTTCCGGTCGCTAAAACCGAACAAACATTTTGCATTCCGGCTTTTTCAAAGACGTCACAAACTTCCGCCATTTTCATTCGGGTTCCGTTCACATTTACACCGCGTAGAAATGCACAATATTTCATTTTTAATTTTTTTTTAAAGATAAAAAAAGAGCAACATTGTTGCTCTTCATTAATTAAATTTTTTCTAATTTTTACTGCGTCGCTTTCATAATTGCGGCGGTAATCTGGCTTTCTTTTTCTTTCGCGTAGGTAGAATCGTAAGGATTCATAACATCGAAAAGATAAGTATAAAAAGGCGTTATTTTCTGTACTTTTTCTGCTTCATTATAGGCTTTTTCTTTGCCCATTGTCTGCAAGTCCAGAATAAAATTGTTGAATTTCTTATCGATCGGTTCCAGAGATTTTACGAGATAATCATACGCTTTGGTTTTCTGCCCGGTTTTTTCGTACGCATCAGCTACAGCGCCGACCACCAAAGAATATTCCATTGGTTTTGTACGCATCTGGCGTGCCGCAAAGCGCTGTTCCTGCTCACTCAAACTGGTATAATAGTCGTACTCGCTGAAGATTCCTTTTTTCAATTCTTCCGCCAGCTTTAAACCTTTCTGTTCCTGCCCCGCCACGATGTAGCCATATACCATCGAGCTCAACGAACGCGGATCGTTATACTTCCGCACCGGAATTTCGCGCGATGCCAAGTCCAACATTTCAAGCGCTTTCTGTTTTTCACCAGCTAATGCTAAAGCTTCAGCCGCGCGGCTTGCAGAACTTCGGTAACTTACAATATTCTGCGTGCAGGTTTCATCAAAATGAACATTCAAATCTTTGAAATTTCCCCATCGGTAATTCTTCACAATATTGTAAAGCGAATTCGCATCTACTCTGCCCATTTCTCCATCTTCGCGTTCTTCAGTTTTAATCGGCACTAAACGGTAGCTGAAACCGTCAAACTGCAAATAATCGCCTAAATAAAAGATATTTTCCGGATCGTAAATGCCGCCGGAAGAAAAATTAATCGGCCTTTTCCAGTCGAAATTTGCTAAAATATCGAGCAGAATAAGGTTATTTTTGAACATGCTGGAGCTTTTGTACTCAATGGTAATCTGATTTGTTACCAATCCTAAATCCTGTGCTTTAATTGTCCCGGACTTTACCGCGTTCGCTTTGTTTACCGGCAAAACAAATTTCGATACCGGCAGAAAATTAAACTTTTCATATTTTTCATCACCGAAAATCATTTTTAAAATTTCATCCTTTTCTTCAGATTTGGTTTTAATGAAATTCACTGCTTCTTTGACGGTCATAGAATCTGCGTTCAGATATCTTCTAAAATTCGCAAAGGCAGTTTCCGGTGCACCCTGATCTTTCAAATTGGCAAAGATATTCTCCCAATCTTTCGGCGTCATCAGATAGATCTGATCGTTGGTGCCGTCACGGTAATCTTCGTGGGTAAAGGTTGATGGAACCGGCATTGAGTTGTAGGTTCGTCTTTTTACCTGATCGATATTCCACGGTGTTGAAAGCAAAGTGAAATTCACCACTTTAACATCGTCGCGCAAGCCCGAAGTTTCCTGCATTCCCCAAATTGGGTAAGTGTCGTTATCACCATAAACGAAAAGAATATCGTTTTTTGGTAAAGATTTTAAAGTTGAATAAGCATAATCATATGCTGCATAACGTCCGCTGCGGTCGTGTGCATTATAGTTTTGGAAGCCCATCATTAATGGAATCCCGAGCAAAATTACCCCTGCGCCAATATTTAAGGCACCGGACTTTACCTTTTCCTGCAAGTACCAAAGAATACCACCTGCGCCTAAACCAATCCAGATGGCGAATGCGAAGAAAGAACCGACCATCGCGTAATCCCTCTCCCGAACTTCAAAAGGTTTTACACCAGTGTAGAAAATAATGCCGACGCTGGTAATGATAAACAGCGATAAAATGGCATAAAAGCGCCCAAAATCTCTGTTCAGTTGGAAAAAGAAACCGATGATTCCCAAAAGCAGTGGCAGAAAAAAGAAAGCAACTGTACTTTCATTTTTAAATTTCGCCGGCATTTTCGACTGGTCGCCGTACAGCGCATTATCGATAAAAGAAATCCCGGAAATCCAATTACCGCGGTTGTTTTCCATATTTCCTTCGAGGTCATTCTGGCGTCCTACAAAATTCCACATCAAATAGCGCACGAAATAATATCCGTTCTGAAAAGTGAAAAAATAATCCAGATTCTGACCTAAAGAAGGACGCTGAACATTAATTAAATTATAAGGTTTAACCTCCAGATAATCCTGTGCTTTAATACTTCCGTCATCAAATTTCCGACGCAAATCTTCGAAGATTTTTTTTGCTTCCGGACTGTCCGCAAGCTCAGGATTGTCATAATTAAATGAAAAATCCGGTGCGCCGTACATGGAAATATAGTTTTGCATCACGCTTTTATCTTCGCTGAACATCCGCGGGAAAAAGCTCACATGCTCGTCGCTGTAGACATAATTAAAGCGTTCGCCTACCTGACGATACGTTCCCGAAGTTTCATCTTTTTCGTAAACAACGCCTGTTTTGTTGCTTTTATAACTGCCGTCATCGTTTTTCTGGATTCCGTTTGCATCCAGATAAGCAGTGTAATTTTGGCCATAAGTGGTTGGCCAGTCACCATATTGCTCGCGGTTATAATAATCCAGCATTCCGATAGCGGTATCCGGATTGTTTAAGTTCATCGGTGGATTTGCGTTGGCACGGATTGGAATCACCATCCAGCAGGAAAAACCGATCATCATGTAAATGACGGAAAGCGCGATGGTCTGGTAAATATTTTTGCGGCTTTTTCGGGCATATTTTAAGCCGTAATAAAATATAGCACTTAACAAAACAAACGCGATTACCGTTCCCGAATGGAAAGGAAGTCCAAGTCCGTTGACAGCGAAAATTTCCAAACGGCCAAAAATGGTCATTATAAGCGGGAAAATTCCTTTAAAAACGATGGCTAAAATAAAAAGTGTAATGACATTTGCCCAAAGGAAAGATTTCCAGGAAAACTCGTAATTTCTGCTGTAGTAAATGAAGCAAATTGCCGGAATCGCCAGCATACACATCATGTGAACACCGATGGAAAGACCGATGACAAAGAAAATCAAAATAATCCAACGCTCATTATCCGGCGCGTGGTATTCGTTTTCCCATTTGGTGATGAGCCACACCAAAAGTGCGATAAACATCGTCGCCATGGAATACACTTCACCTTCTACCGCGGAAAACCAAAATGTGTCTGAAAAAGTAAACGCCAGTGCCCCGATGACGCCCGCAAATAATATCGAAATTTCCTGATGTTTGGTGACATCACTGAATTCTTTGTGTAATAATCTTCGTACCAGATGCGTGATGATCCAACACAAAAAAGTATCGTAAAAGCACTGAATAAAGCCGACATCGCATTAATAACCACCGAATAATTTTCTGCATTACCGAAGGCAAACATGGCGGCTACGGCTCCCACAATCTGGAAAAGAGCGGCGCCCGGCGCGTGCGTAACTTCCAGCTTTACCGCAGAAGAAATATATTCGCCGGTGTCCCAGAAGCTGAAATTGGGTTCAATTGTAGAGAGGTAAGTAAAAAATGCAATAGTAAAAACAACCCATCCGATTACGGTATTCCATTGTTTAAAGGACCAATTTTTCATAGTTAATTTTCAATCTTGCGAAAATAGCGTTTTTAACTTATTATCTCATGTTTTTAACAAAATTTAAACCTGCGATTAATTTTTGTGACCCACTTAACTGCAGCAAATTACATTTGAGGATATACGATTTTATTATGCGCGAAAGTGACAAACCTGTGCAGAAATTGTTAAGTTATTAATTTTTTAGTATTTTTGCAGTCGATTTTATAGAGAAAAAGAAGTGTCATGACTAATGTTTACGATAATATTCTGGGTTTAATCGGTAATACGCCTTTGGTAAAACTTAATAAGGTTACAAAGGATATTCCCGCGACCGTTTACGCGAAACTGGAGTCATACAATCCCGGACATTCCACCAAAGACCGCATCGCTTTTCACATCATTGAAGCAGCTGAAAAAAAAGGCCTTTTAAAACCAGGTTCCACTGTTGTTGAAACCACTTCCGGCAATACCGGCTTTTCCATCGCGATGGTTTGTATCATTAAAGGGTACAATTGCATACTTGCGGTAAGCGACAAGACGAAAAAAGAAAAAATCGCTTATTTAAAAGCTTTGGGCGCCACGGTTTATATTTGCCCGGCGAACGTTGCTGCAGACGATCCGCGCTCTTATTATGAAGTTGCAAAAAGAATTGCGGCAGAAACACCCAATTCCATTTACATCAACCAATATTTCAACGAACTGAATATTGATGCACATTACCGCACCACCGGGCCTGAAATATGGGAACAAACCGAAGGTAAAATTACGCATCTCTTCGCCTGTACCGGAACTGGTGGTACGCTTTCGGGCTCCGCAAAGTTTCTAAAGGAGAAAAACCCGGGCATTAAAGTTATTGGTGTTGACGCTTCAGGATCTATTTTAAAAAGTTTTCACGAAACCGGCGAAATTCACAAGGAAGATATTCATCCTTATCAAATTGAAGGCATGGGAAAAAACTTAATTCCCGGCGCTTTGCTTTTCGATAAAATTGATGAATTTGTGCGTGTGAATGATGAAATGTCCGCATACAGAACCCGGGAAATCGCTTTGAAAGAAGCCATTATGGGCGGTTATACGACTGGCGCCGTAACCCAAGGTCTTCTGCAATATGCAAATGCGCATCCGTTTAAAAATACCGACCTGATCGTGGCAATTTTTCCGGATCACGGTTCGCGCTATATCACTAAAGTTTACAGCGATGAATGGATGGCGGAACAGGGATTTGTAAATAATTGTGTACACAACTACGACGAAGTGTATAAAACAGAAATCATTAAATAAATTATCCTCTGCATAGCATGATTATTAAACCTTTTTGTCGTTGTACAGAAGGTTTTTTTACTTTAATTTAATTAACTTTACTACTTTAAAATAATAAAAAATAATGACAGATATTTTCCAGCGTCTTAGAGAAAATCCCGGTCCATTAGGCCAGTTTGCAGACTATGCAGAAGGATACTTTGTTTTTCCAAAATTAGAAGGTCCTATTGGTCCGCGAATGAGATTTCAGGGACGTGAAGTTATTTTCTGGAGCGCAAACGATTATTTGGGACTTTGCAACCATCCGGAAGTTTTAGAAGCCGACGCGAAAGCTGCCGCCGAATACGGAATGTTTTATCCAATGGGCGCGCGCGCCATGTCCGGTGAAACAGAACAGCACCAGCAACTGGAAAAAGAATTAGCAGAATTTGTTAAGAAAGAAGCCGCTTACTTGCTCAACTTCGGGTATCAGGGAATGGTTTCCACGATTGATGCGTTGGTTGGCCGTCATGATGTGATCGTTTATGATTCCGATTCTCACGCGTGTATCGTGGACGGTGTCAGACTTCATTTAGGAAAAAGCTTTACCTACAAGCACAACGATATCGCCAGTTTGGAAAAAAACCTTGTTAGAGCAACCAAAGTTGCCGAAGAGCAAGGTGGTGGAATTTTGGTGATTACTGAAGGTGTTTTCGGGATGCGAGGCATGCAGGGGAAATTGAAGGAAATTTGTGAATTAAAGAGCAAATTTAATTTCCGACTGTTGGTTGATGACGCACACGGCTTTGGAACTTTAGGAAAAACCGGCGCCGGCGCAGGTGAAGAGCAAGGGTGCCAGGATCAGATCGATGTGTATTTCTCAACTTTTGCAAAATCAATGGCTGGTTTCGGCGCGTTTATCGCGGCGGATGCAGACATCATCAGAATTTTAAAATACAATTTACGTTCTCAGGTTTTCGCAAAATCTTTAACCATGCCAATGGTAATCGGTGGTTTGAAAAGACTCGAATTATTGCGTTCCCGCCCGGAAATCAAAGCAAAACTTTGGGAAAATGTTCAT encodes the following:
- a CDS encoding DUF1697 domain-containing protein; this encodes MKYCAFLRGVNVNGTRMKMAEVCDVFEKAGMQNVCSVLATGNILFSSEIAESELKPILENELSSHFGYEAFLFLKTENEIKEILEKNPFQAANNFHHYVIITSENTSILLKEKFENCQKSAGEKGILIDDIFFWQVEKGNTLDSDFGNILGNKSFKQKLTSRNLNTIEKIALKF
- a CDS encoding PLP-dependent cysteine synthase family protein, whose amino-acid sequence is MTNVYDNILGLIGNTPLVKLNKVTKDIPATVYAKLESYNPGHSTKDRIAFHIIEAAEKKGLLKPGSTVVETTSGNTGFSIAMVCIIKGYNCILAVSDKTKKEKIAYLKALGATVYICPANVAADDPRSYYEVAKRIAAETPNSIYINQYFNELNIDAHYRTTGPEIWEQTEGKITHLFACTGTGGTLSGSAKFLKEKNPGIKVIGVDASGSILKSFHETGEIHKEDIHPYQIEGMGKNLIPGALLFDKIDEFVRVNDEMSAYRTREIALKEAIMGGYTTGAVTQGLLQYANAHPFKNTDLIVAIFPDHGSRYITKVYSDEWMAEQGFVNNCVHNYDEVYKTEIIK
- a CDS encoding aminotransferase class I/II-fold pyridoxal phosphate-dependent enzyme; its protein translation is MTDIFQRLRENPGPLGQFADYAEGYFVFPKLEGPIGPRMRFQGREVIFWSANDYLGLCNHPEVLEADAKAAAEYGMFYPMGARAMSGETEQHQQLEKELAEFVKKEAAYLLNFGYQGMVSTIDALVGRHDVIVYDSDSHACIVDGVRLHLGKSFTYKHNDIASLEKNLVRATKVAEEQGGGILVITEGVFGMRGMQGKLKEICELKSKFNFRLLVDDAHGFGTLGKTGAGAGEEQGCQDQIDVYFSTFAKSMAGFGAFIAADADIIRILKYNLRSQVFAKSLTMPMVIGGLKRLELLRSRPEIKAKLWENVHKLQNGLKERGFNLGNSNTCVTPVMMEGSTVEATLLSRDLRENFGIFTSVVIYPVIPKGMILLRLIPTASHTDSEINETLAAFEAIHEKLVSGFYKKQEQKLLEEQNLQFKNS